CAGTCTCCATTTTTCATCCCTCCCGGTAGGCGAAGGATACTCGCGGCCGCCAGTAGGCCGGCCGCCAGGGTTGGTTGAACCGATCAGCTCTTGATGGCGATGCGCTTGACCTGCGACTGCGCCTTCTCGGTCTTGGGCAGGATCACGGTCAGCACGCCATTCTTGAAGTGCGCGTCGACCTTGTCTTCCGCGATCTCAACGCCGAGCGGGATGCGGCGCTCGAAGCGGCCATAGTATCGCTCAGAGAACTGACGATCCTTGTCCTCGTTCTCGGAGCGCTTCTCGCCCTTCAGCGTCAGCACGCCGTCGTTGAGCAGGACTTCGATGTCCTTTTCGTCAAGGCCTGGCACTTCGGCCGTCACCTTGATCTCCTTGTCGGTGTCGGAGACCTCAACGCTCGGCCAGCCGGTACTGAAGGCAGAACCGCCACCG
The sequence above is drawn from the Brucella anthropi ATCC 49188 genome and encodes:
- a CDS encoding Hsp20/alpha crystallin family protein, which produces MSVRDLIPWGRNNRDQVPTVLRDDDRDPFLSLHREVNRLFDDVFRGFGSGLTTFGGGSAFSTGWPSVEVSDTDKEIKVTAEVPGLDEKDIEVLLNDGVLTLKGEKRSENEDKDRQFSERYYGRFERRIPLGVEIAEDKVDAHFKNGVLTVILPKTEKAQSQVKRIAIKS